The Leadbettera azotonutricia ZAS-9 genome has a window encoding:
- a CDS encoding glycosyl hydrolase family 18 protein, with the protein MKRFILCILAAGIIPALAGCHSPPAQSDEPASVLPEETGEPEEYLEPPKELELPPPGTDLPVSSFGEIWAYLLSGREQTLKQDFPLSDVGYFGAELDSYGQLINVPKPGNVSFYKGRLHLVVACNGRALTHFALAEGSRERKALIADLLEAANDFSGLQIDFENVPPKDGEAFLSFLRELRSGLGGKIFTVALPARTRQLKDDVYDYEKIKPLVDRILVMAYDEHWSTSAPGPIASMNWCQRVAFYSLEAIGREKLIMGLPFYGRTWGDINPNRAFLYSGIERIKGEQNVSEIQRENGIPNFKYEVPLSVTVYYEDDYSLSARLEMYRRMGVASVGFWCLGQETPAIWPILKLD; encoded by the coding sequence GTGAAACGCTTTATATTGTGCATCCTGGCAGCCGGGATCATTCCTGCCCTGGCTGGATGCCATTCACCCCCAGCGCAGTCCGATGAGCCTGCCTCTGTTCTGCCTGAGGAAACCGGTGAACCGGAAGAATACCTTGAGCCGCCAAAAGAACTGGAGCTGCCCCCTCCGGGGACTGACCTGCCGGTCTCGTCCTTTGGGGAAATCTGGGCCTACCTTCTCAGCGGAAGGGAACAGACCCTGAAGCAGGATTTTCCCCTTTCGGACGTGGGGTATTTTGGGGCCGAACTGGACAGTTACGGCCAGCTCATCAATGTGCCCAAACCAGGAAATGTTTCCTTCTATAAAGGGAGGCTCCACCTGGTGGTGGCATGCAACGGCCGGGCCCTGACCCATTTTGCCCTTGCCGAAGGGAGCAGAGAACGGAAAGCCTTAATAGCGGATCTGCTGGAAGCCGCCAATGACTTCAGCGGCCTCCAGATTGATTTTGAGAATGTTCCTCCCAAAGACGGGGAGGCTTTTTTGTCCTTTCTCCGGGAACTGCGCTCCGGCCTGGGAGGCAAGATTTTTACCGTTGCCCTCCCGGCCCGAACCCGGCAGCTAAAGGACGATGTGTACGATTACGAAAAAATAAAGCCCCTGGTAGACCGCATCCTGGTCATGGCCTACGATGAGCACTGGTCTACCAGCGCCCCGGGACCTATAGCCTCCATGAACTGGTGCCAGCGGGTGGCGTTTTATTCCCTGGAGGCCATAGGCAGGGAAAAACTCATTATGGGGCTTCCCTTCTACGGCCGCACCTGGGGGGACATAAACCCCAACAGGGCCTTCCTCTACTCAGGCATAGAAAGGATCAAAGGGGAACAGAATGTTTCCGAAATACAACGCGAAAACGGCATCCCCAACTTCAAATACGAAGTGCCCCTGTCGGTTACGGTCTATTATGAGGACGATTATTCCCTGTCGGCGCGGCTGGAAATGTACAGGCGAATGGGGGTTGCTTCTGTGGGCTTCTGGTGCCTGGGGCAGGAAACACCTGCAATATGGCCAATACTCAAACTGGATTAA